The genomic interval CACCACAGAATTTGGTTTCCATTTCAGCACCTTTTGGAGGAACGGTGAAAAACACAGAACTCCTTCAAGGGATGAAAGTTAGAAAGGGACAGGTAGTTGCAATCATTCAGAATCCCGATTTCATCAATGTTCAGCAAGATTATTTGGATTACAAAAGTCAATTAGATTTCCTGAAACTGGAGTATGAACGTCAGCAGGAATTGTCTACGGAAAACATCAATGCAAAGAAGACGGTTCAAAAGGCAAAAAGCGAATATGAAAGTATGCGGGCACGCGTAAATGGATTAAAGGCCCGATTACAGCTAATGAATATTTCGCTTACTTCAATTGAAAATGGAAAAATTCAAAGTTCTTCTTCCATTCTTTCTCCAATTAGTGGTTATGTCACTCAGGTAAACACGAATATTGGAGCTTTTGTTACGCCATCTGATGTATTGTTCAAGATTGCAGATACGGAGCATTTACATGCTGAATTAACCGTGTTTGAAAAAGACATTCCCAAACTAATAGTTGGACAAAAAGTACGTTTCACATTAGCGAATGAAGATAAAGAACGCATTGCAACAGTATACTTGATTGGGCGAGAAATCGGAAATGATCGCACGGTGAATGTTCATTGCCACTTAGACAAAGAAGACAATCAATTACTTCCAGGAATGTACCTCAAAGGTTTGGTTGAAAGTGGAAGTAACGAGGTAACAGCTGTTCCCGATAAAGCAATTGTAGAGTTTGAAGGTGAGAAGTATATTTTTTCTGAGGTGAAGGCTGATCACAAAAATGAACATGCATTTGAAATGATTTCGGTGAAAACCGGGGTGAGTGAATTGGGCTACACAGAGATTATTCTGTCCTCGGGTAAAAGTTGGGAAACACTGAAAATTGTAATCAACGGAGCATATGATCTTTTAAGTAAGTTGAAAAATGGTGAAGAGGCAGGTGGCCACTCACACTA from Fluviicola taffensis DSM 16823 carries:
- a CDS encoding efflux RND transporter periplasmic adaptor subunit, which translates into the protein MKSFIQSTIVITTLFLASCSSNEKPAPKEEHHANENSVELTAEQYKTIDLQTGKIELKSLSGTIKVNGILDVPPQNLVSISAPFGGTVKNTELLQGMKVRKGQVVAIIQNPDFINVQQDYLDYKSQLDFLKLEYERQQELSTENINAKKTVQKAKSEYESMRARVNGLKARLQLMNISLTSIENGKIQSSSSILSPISGYVTQVNTNIGAFVTPSDVLFKIADTEHLHAELTVFEKDIPKLIVGQKVRFTLANEDKERIATVYLIGREIGNDRTVNVHCHLDKEDNQLLPGMYLKGLVESGSNEVTAVPDKAIVEFEGEKYIFSEVKADHKNEHAFEMISVKTGVSELGYTEIILSSGKSWETLKIVINGAYDLLSKLKNGEEAGGHSH